The Deltaproteobacteria bacterium sequence TCCTGCGCGCAGATGCCGCATCCCTTGCAGTATTTCGGCTCGAAATCGTAGAAGTTCGGCGTCAGTCCCACGATCGGATTCAGGCGGGGGGTCAGGACGCGGCAGGCGTCCGGGCAGAAGATCCAGCACATCCCGCACGCGATGCACCGACTCTCGTCGGTCTTGGGGTAGAAACTGCGCCAGCCGCCGG is a genomic window containing:
- a CDS encoding 4Fe-4S binding protein, whose product is MAVLTPGSARLYETGGWRSFYPKTDESRCIACGMCWIFCPDACRVLTPRLNPIVGLTPNFYDFEPKYCKGCGICAQECPTSAIRMIEEGK